A window of the Bradyrhizobium diazoefficiens genome harbors these coding sequences:
- a CDS encoding IS481 family transposase, whose amino-acid sequence MPWKASSVMEERLRFVARLLDGEAMTDVCRDFGISRKTGYKIFGRYKEHGLEALTDRSRRPVRYANQLPQQLESLIVRLKTEKPHWGARKIRELLVRRLDGDVRVPAKSTIHAVLDRQGLVKRARERKTPAQGTRLSAAVAPNDLWCADFKGEFKLGNGRYCYPLTVTDQASRFLLMCEALESTREELAVTAFERLFAERGLPLSIRSDNGVPFASPNALFNLSRLSVWWLRLGIAIERIKPGHPQQNGRHERMHLTLKKEATRPPGSNILQQQDRFDAFVHEFNTERPHEALDMKCPAELYAASPRHYDGLPELSYPFHDRDVLVTACGRLCLHRKRINISSVLAGQKLGIKEVDDGIWLVSFMHYDLGYFDLEQKTLQPLDNPFGPKPVTDVPGTTLSL is encoded by the coding sequence ATGCCGTGGAAAGCGAGTTCGGTGATGGAGGAGCGCCTGCGGTTTGTTGCCCGGCTGTTGGATGGCGAGGCAATGACGGACGTATGCCGGGATTTCGGCATATCGCGGAAGACCGGCTACAAGATCTTTGGTCGGTACAAGGAGCACGGGCTTGAGGCCCTGACGGACCGGTCGCGGCGGCCGGTCCGCTACGCCAACCAGCTGCCGCAGCAGCTCGAAAGCCTGATCGTACGCCTGAAAACCGAGAAGCCACATTGGGGAGCCCGCAAAATCCGCGAGCTCCTGGTCCGGCGGCTGGATGGTGACGTCAGGGTGCCGGCCAAGAGCACCATCCATGCCGTGCTCGACCGCCAGGGCCTGGTCAAGCGCGCCCGTGAACGGAAGACCCCGGCGCAGGGCACGCGGTTGTCGGCCGCGGTTGCGCCCAATGACCTCTGGTGCGCCGACTTCAAGGGCGAGTTCAAGCTCGGCAATGGGCGCTATTGCTACCCACTCACCGTGACCGATCAGGCTTCGCGGTTCTTGCTCATGTGCGAAGCTCTGGAGTCGACGCGAGAGGAACTGGCAGTTACGGCGTTCGAGCGGCTGTTTGCCGAACGCGGGCTGCCGCTGTCGATCCGCTCCGACAATGGCGTACCGTTCGCCAGCCCCAATGCGCTGTTCAACCTGTCAAGGCTCTCGGTCTGGTGGCTTCGTCTCGGCATCGCCATCGAACGCATCAAGCCTGGCCATCCGCAGCAGAATGGCCGTCACGAGCGCATGCACCTGACGCTGAAGAAGGAGGCGACCCGGCCGCCAGGCTCGAATATTCTGCAACAACAAGACCGCTTCGATGCCTTCGTTCACGAATTCAACACGGAAAGACCGCACGAGGCGCTCGACATGAAGTGTCCGGCGGAATTGTATGCGGCTTCACCGCGCCACTATGACGGCTTGCCCGAACTGTCCTATCCATTCCATGACCGCGACGTCCTCGTCACGGCCTGCGGACGGCTCTGCCTGCATCGCAAGAGGATCAACATCTCGAGCGTGCTGGCCGGCCAGAAGCTCGGCATCAAGGAAGTCGACGATGGCATTTGGCTCGTCAGCTTCATGCACTACGATCTGGGATACTTCGACCTCGAGCAAAAGACCTTGCAACCCCTCGACAATCCATTCGGCCCGAAGCCCGTCACCGATGTTCCCGGTACGACATTGTCGCTCTGA
- a CDS encoding porin has protein sequence MKLVKSLLLGSAAGLIAVGGAQAADLPVKAKAVEYVKICSLYGAGFYYIPGTDTCIKLGGYLRADAVLGGSGDYGFNNSTATVNGGSNNRLTNYYYTRARMDLNVDTRTATEYGVVRTYADMIFSYDTSNVTAASGGTAFSTGNPSLGLYHAFIQFAGFTMGRTVSIFDAPWQSYPAGGPDSIPGGSNHVTGVNQFAYTADFGQGITGSLALEEDTTLTSGQSNLFNTSGFAASSALSGAGAIVTTSAAANAGAALIQGLYGTNDWGGTRSPDIIGAVRVDQAWGLAQFSVAAKDLHAGYYGSTEPTGHPSDKWGWAVQGSLSIKNIPTGAGDSINLQAVYTDGATKYNFQTLFPQNFFMFSGSGVGAYQSVGFAGLADGVFGAGTGIDTVKTWGFRGGYTHNWSPNWVSAIYGGYAQLKYGTTGKALICANFTAAFGAATATCNPDFNFGVIGVNTVWTPVKNLAFTADLSYSRLDQKYSGTIAAPASPNGWAANAKPGAVYELKDQNSLTLLLRAQRTF, from the coding sequence ATGAAGTTGGTTAAGAGCCTTTTGCTCGGCTCAGCGGCGGGTCTCATCGCCGTGGGCGGAGCGCAGGCAGCCGATCTCCCCGTGAAGGCCAAAGCGGTCGAATACGTGAAGATCTGCTCCCTGTACGGTGCGGGTTTCTACTACATCCCGGGCACCGACACCTGCATCAAGCTGGGTGGTTACCTGCGCGCTGACGCAGTCCTCGGCGGCTCCGGCGACTATGGTTTCAATAACAGCACGGCGACTGTGAACGGCGGTTCGAACAACCGTCTGACCAACTACTACTACACCCGCGCTCGTATGGACCTCAACGTCGATACCCGCACGGCGACCGAATACGGTGTGGTTCGTACCTACGCTGATATGATCTTCAGCTATGATACGTCCAACGTCACCGCCGCCTCGGGTGGCACGGCGTTCTCGACCGGCAACCCCTCGCTCGGTCTCTACCATGCGTTCATCCAGTTCGCTGGCTTCACCATGGGCCGCACGGTCTCGATCTTCGACGCCCCGTGGCAGAGCTATCCGGCTGGCGGTCCCGACTCCATTCCGGGCGGCTCCAACCACGTCACCGGTGTGAACCAGTTCGCTTATACCGCTGACTTCGGCCAGGGCATCACCGGCTCGCTGGCGTTGGAAGAAGATACGACGCTGACCTCCGGTCAGTCGAACCTCTTTAACACCAGTGGTTTCGCGGCCTCCAGTGCTCTCAGCGGCGCCGGCGCGATTGTGACGACTTCTGCTGCTGCAAACGCTGGTGCCGCCCTCATCCAGGGTCTGTATGGCACCAACGATTGGGGTGGAACGCGCTCGCCGGATATCATCGGTGCGGTTCGTGTCGACCAGGCTTGGGGTCTTGCCCAGTTCTCGGTTGCCGCAAAAGATCTGCATGCCGGCTACTACGGCTCAACGGAACCCACCGGTCATCCCTCCGACAAGTGGGGTTGGGCTGTGCAGGGATCGTTGTCGATCAAGAACATCCCGACTGGTGCGGGTGACTCGATCAACTTGCAGGCCGTCTACACCGACGGTGCAACCAAGTACAACTTCCAGACCCTGTTCCCGCAGAACTTCTTCATGTTCAGCGGCTCTGGCGTTGGCGCGTATCAGAGCGTCGGTTTCGCCGGCCTGGCTGACGGCGTCTTCGGAGCTGGTACCGGCATCGATACCGTCAAGACCTGGGGCTTCCGCGGTGGCTATACCCACAACTGGAGCCCGAACTGGGTGAGCGCCATCTACGGTGGCTATGCTCAGCTGAAGTACGGCACCACGGGCAAGGCCCTGATCTGCGCGAACTTCACCGCAGCTTTTGGTGCCGCCACTGCGACTTGCAACCCGGACTTCAACTTCGGCGTGATCGGTGTCAACACCGTCTGGACCCCGGTCAAGAACCTGGCGTTCACCGCGGACCTGAGCTATTCGCGTCTGGACCAGAAGTACTCCGGCACGATCGCTGCTCCGGCCAGCCCCAACGGTTGGGCTGCCAACGCCAAGCCGGGCGCTGTGTATGAGCTGAAGGATCAGAACTCGCTCACTCTGCTCCTCCGCGCTCAGCGCACCTTCTAA